The Niallia alba genome includes a window with the following:
- the lipA gene encoding lipoyl synthase, whose amino-acid sequence MVSERKQEYLRKPEWLKIKLNTNENYTGLKKMMKEKQLHTVCEEAKCPNIHECWAVRRTATFMILGDICTRACRFCAVKTGLPTELDWQEPERVADSVYTMNLKHVVITAVARDDLKDGGAAVFAETVRAIRRKNPFTSIEVLPSDMGGVEENLRLLMDAKPDILNHNIETVERLTPRVRARAKYQRSLEFLRRAKEMQPNIPTKSSIMIGLGETKEEIIATMDDLRANNVDIMTIGQYLQPTAKHLKVQKYYHPDEFKELKEIALSKGFSHCEAGPLVRSSYHADEQVNEAKKNQQMAEHAKEA is encoded by the coding sequence ATGGTGTCAGAGAGAAAACAAGAATATTTACGCAAACCTGAATGGCTGAAAATTAAATTAAATACGAATGAAAACTATACAGGTTTGAAAAAAATGATGAAGGAAAAGCAGCTACATACGGTTTGTGAAGAAGCGAAATGTCCAAATATTCATGAATGTTGGGCTGTAAGAAGAACAGCTACTTTTATGATTTTAGGAGATATTTGTACAAGAGCTTGTCGTTTTTGTGCGGTAAAAACAGGCTTGCCAACAGAACTAGACTGGCAGGAGCCAGAAAGAGTGGCTGATTCTGTTTATACAATGAATTTAAAGCATGTTGTTATTACTGCTGTTGCCAGAGATGATTTAAAAGACGGCGGAGCAGCTGTTTTTGCAGAAACGGTTCGTGCCATTCGTAGAAAAAATCCATTCACTAGCATTGAAGTATTACCTTCTGATATGGGAGGCGTAGAAGAAAACCTACGATTATTAATGGATGCTAAGCCTGATATCTTGAACCATAATATTGAGACAGTAGAAAGATTGACCCCTAGAGTACGTGCAAGAGCAAAATACCAACGTTCCCTTGAGTTTTTACGTAGAGCAAAAGAAATGCAGCCTAATATTCCGACTAAATCTAGTATTATGATTGGGTTAGGGGAAACGAAAGAAGAAATTATTGCAACAATGGATGATCTACGAGCAAATAATGTAGATATTATGACAATTGGTCAATACTTACAGCCAACTGCAAAACATTTAAAAGTTCAAAAATATTATCATCCAGATGAATTTAAAGAATTGAAAGAAATTGCATTAAGTAAAGGATTCAGCCATTGTGAAGCTGGACCATTAGTACGTTCTTCTTACCATGCAGATGAGCAAGTAAACGAGGCAAAAAAGAATCAGCAAATGGCTGAACATGCAAAAGAAGCATAA
- a CDS encoding YutD family protein: protein MVCINNHCYELIEERKSGFNEEAFKNRFSDILTKYDYIVGDWGYGQLRLRGFFDDHNQKSSFDTKISTLTEYLYEYCNFGCAYFVVKKTK, encoded by the coding sequence TTGGTTTGCATTAATAACCATTGTTATGAACTGATTGAAGAAAGAAAATCAGGTTTTAATGAAGAAGCATTTAAAAATAGATTTAGTGATATATTGACGAAATACGATTATATTGTTGGAGATTGGGGTTATGGACAATTAAGATTACGTGGCTTTTTTGATGACCATAATCAAAAATCAAGCTTTGATACGAAAATTAGTACATTAACAGAATATTTGTATGAATATTGTAATTTTGGATGTGCTTATTTTGTCGTGAAAAAAACAAAATAA
- a CDS encoding M23 family metallopeptidase yields MFLIIILMFLLSNTVTYANENTDDPYTKRMELYKKVETLYQIPWYYIAAVDQYERNIRISRKDIPKAKGWTGIYFTKEKWAGIINPNSEDTNPLTIPLFGGLGADGDGDGKADRFNDEDILIAFSNYISQYGIDEENFKIGLWNYYKRDKTVSIIMGKAAIYKNFGRLNLDAHAFPLPLRSNHSYRSTWGDARGWGGKRIHEGTDIFADYGVPVKATSYGIVEMKGWNNYGGWRIGIRDINNNYHYFAHLSGFSKEIKAGMIVEPGMIIGGVGSSGYGPPGTSGKFPPHLHYGIYKDNGYTEWSFDPYAHLRLWEKQEQIKAKK; encoded by the coding sequence ATGTTTTTAATCATTATACTTATGTTTTTACTATCTAACACTGTCACATATGCGAATGAAAATACAGATGATCCTTATACCAAAAGGATGGAACTCTACAAAAAAGTAGAAACATTATATCAAATTCCTTGGTATTATATAGCTGCTGTCGATCAATATGAACGAAATATACGCATCTCAAGAAAAGATATCCCTAAAGCAAAAGGATGGACTGGGATATATTTTACGAAAGAAAAGTGGGCCGGTATTATCAATCCAAATTCAGAGGACACGAACCCTTTAACCATCCCATTATTTGGAGGGCTTGGAGCGGATGGAGATGGGGATGGAAAAGCAGATAGATTTAATGATGAAGATATCCTTATCGCGTTCTCTAATTATATAAGCCAATACGGAATTGATGAGGAAAACTTCAAAATTGGTTTATGGAATTACTATAAAAGAGATAAAACAGTAAGTATCATAATGGGTAAAGCTGCCATATACAAGAATTTTGGTAGGCTAAATTTAGATGCTCATGCCTTCCCTCTTCCTCTAAGAAGTAATCACAGCTATCGCAGTACTTGGGGTGATGCTCGAGGATGGGGAGGAAAGCGAATCCATGAAGGAACAGACATTTTTGCAGACTATGGAGTCCCTGTAAAAGCGACTTCTTATGGAATTGTAGAAATGAAAGGATGGAATAATTATGGTGGATGGCGAATAGGAATACGGGACATTAATAATAACTATCATTATTTTGCCCATTTAAGTGGATTCTCGAAAGAGATTAAGGCAGGAATGATTGTTGAGCCCGGTATGATTATAGGTGGAGTTGGAAGTTCGGGATATGGACCACCAGGTACTTCTGGGAAATTCCCACCTCACCTACATTATGGGATTTATAAAGATAATGGGTATACAGAATGGTCTTTTGATCCATATGCCCACTTACGATTATGGGAAAAACAAGAACAGATAAAAGCAAAAAAATAA
- a CDS encoding EAL domain-containing protein produces MKYQETVYARLLNWGKLFLPAKCIKYFPPSFVLRDPIIHQVEKAMNNGYEVAVIVMDITNLHRIKQQLETEDFFHYIRVLKKSFRTTIQSTVSNEIIAIHDYNPNGLTMFIRWEQGTECLAMLDGLVKKIIHNVESGLRASGSIHPVFNTGYMFIEKKYTYLSEAIQTAHEFALAMAHKRSDTEFNKLVYTLSDIVANKSIHLLAQPIMDVETNKIHACEMLTRGPKGTSLENPLQLFSLARQTKFLYELEMIVLEKAFEQIQQTKWRHNIFINFTPVTIGNPRFIKDIKAVIRRFKGISPQKITIEITERDSFEGLEHFTNNLKVLRMLGFLIAVDDTGAGYASLNSISEIMPDIIKIDRSVIQNIDKNSVKESMLKGLLLIAKEVGSVVVAEGIESAEEASILSKNKVDLAQGYFYAKPTSLSNHLQIS; encoded by the coding sequence ATGAAATATCAAGAGACTGTATATGCTAGGTTATTGAATTGGGGGAAATTATTCCTTCCAGCAAAATGTATAAAGTATTTTCCCCCATCATTTGTTCTACGAGACCCGATCATTCATCAAGTAGAAAAAGCGATGAATAATGGATATGAAGTAGCCGTTATTGTGATGGATATAACGAATTTACATAGGATAAAGCAACAGTTAGAGACAGAGGATTTTTTTCATTATATCCGAGTGCTAAAAAAATCGTTTCGTACAACGATACAATCAACTGTTTCTAATGAAATCATTGCTATTCATGATTATAATCCGAACGGATTGACCATGTTTATTAGATGGGAGCAAGGAACTGAGTGTTTGGCCATGCTAGATGGCTTAGTAAAAAAAATTATACATAATGTTGAAAGTGGCTTGCGTGCCTCGGGAAGTATTCACCCAGTATTTAATACAGGGTACATGTTTATTGAGAAAAAATATACCTATCTTTCTGAAGCCATTCAAACCGCTCATGAATTTGCGCTTGCCATGGCTCATAAAAGATCAGATACAGAATTCAATAAATTAGTCTATACATTAAGCGATATTGTAGCCAATAAAAGCATCCACTTATTGGCCCAACCTATTATGGATGTAGAAACAAATAAAATTCATGCCTGTGAAATGCTGACGAGGGGACCTAAAGGAACTTCATTAGAAAATCCTCTTCAACTCTTTTCCTTAGCAAGGCAAACGAAGTTTTTGTACGAGCTTGAAATGATTGTTCTCGAAAAAGCTTTTGAACAAATTCAGCAAACAAAATGGCGGCATAATATCTTTATTAACTTCACACCGGTTACAATAGGGAATCCTCGGTTTATTAAAGATATTAAAGCAGTTATTCGTCGATTTAAAGGGATTTCTCCCCAAAAAATTACGATTGAAATTACAGAAAGAGATTCTTTTGAAGGGTTAGAGCATTTTACTAATAATCTCAAAGTATTAAGAATGCTTGGTTTTTTAATCGCAGTTGATGATACAGGGGCAGGGTATGCAAGTTTAAATTCAATTAGTGAAATTATGCCAGATATTATCAAAATCGACCGCTCTGTTATTCAAAATATTGATAAAAATTCAGTAAAAGAATCGATGTTAAAAGGACTGCTTCTTATAGCAAAAGAAGTTGGATCTGTTGTGGTTGCAGAAGGAATCGAAAGTGCAGAGGAAGCCTCTATTTTATCGAAGAATAAAGTCGACTTAGCTCAAGGATATTTCTATGCCAAGCCTACTAGTTTAAGCAATCATTTACAAATCTCATAA
- a CDS encoding DUF86 domain-containing protein, with the protein MYFVDREKIEEQLTYYHELISQFEKQDTWSTFLEKVALERITHMMIEVILDVGNSMIDGFIMRDPGSYDDIVDILIDEKVITQEIGEDIKGLILWRKQLVHQYTNIDHTGLVSAFEAKMLSIKAFPPSVSNYLTHELGPVSAFKN; encoded by the coding sequence ATGTATTTTGTGGACCGAGAAAAAATAGAAGAACAGTTAACCTATTACCATGAGCTTATCAGTCAGTTTGAAAAACAAGATACTTGGAGTACATTTCTGGAAAAGGTGGCACTTGAGAGGATTACCCATATGATGATTGAAGTCATTTTGGACGTGGGAAATAGTATGATTGATGGTTTTATTATGAGAGATCCCGGAAGTTATGATGACATTGTAGATATACTTATCGATGAAAAAGTTATTACACAGGAAATAGGGGAAGATATTAAGGGACTAATTCTTTGGAGAAAACAGCTTGTTCATCAGTATACGAATATTGATCATACGGGACTAGTTTCTGCATTTGAAGCGAAGATGCTTTCCATAAAAGCATTTCCCCCATCTGTAAGTAACTATTTAACGCATGAACTAGGGCCTGTTTCTGCATTTAAAAATTAA